One Setaria viridis chromosome 3, Setaria_viridis_v4.0, whole genome shotgun sequence DNA window includes the following coding sequences:
- the LOC117848504 gene encoding uncharacterized protein: MSTTTSRVTATTATPDLSLHISPPSPAAAAGEMQAAEPRLLLGLELDTAAPAAAKTDDAAAQRHGGVHQVQQRLHQPNQTAHGLKKSSGGGGGGRRSARAPRMRWTTALHAHFVHAVELLGGHERATPKSVLEMMNVKDLTLAHVKSHLQMYRTVKGTDRSCIAGHGQARDMVFLRRRGSAGEVDGFDVFNNYAVNTTTIFNNNTPSSDELALQPWPCRLRPAADRLLMTTATEQSQGLKVGGQDNNHGQGAVALHHLAGAEAREKVSSPQAPTPRDYAGSGGFHRPSPNNTSSSGDDTVSSSEWPPLQQDYGNDGGMMTVRVVASHAPPPSLEMSLGRQGWQVEHQRVGVEFESSSPPAANELTLLKCL, from the exons ATGAGCACCACGACTAGCAGGGTGACGGCGACGACAGCAACTCCTGATCTCTCCCTCCACATCAGCCCTCCGTCGCCAgcagcggccgccggcgagatgCAGGCGGCGGAGCCGAGGCTGCTGCTAGGGCTCGAGCTCgacacggcggcgccggcggcggcgaagacggacgacgcggcggcgcagcggcacGGCGGCGTCCATCAGGTTCAGCAGCGGCTGCACCAGCCGAACCAGACGGCGCACGGGCTCAAGAagagctcgggcggcggcggcggcgggaggaggagcgccaGGGCTCCGCGGATGCGGTGGACCACCGCGCTGCACGCGCACTTCGTGCACGCCGTCGAGCTCCTCGGCGGCCATGAGA GAGCAACACCAAAGTCAGTATTGGAAATGATGAACGTGAAGGATCTTACACTTGCCCATGTCAAGAGCCACCTGCAG ATGTACAGAACAGTGAAGGGCACAGACAGATCATGCATTGCAG GCCATGGCCAGGCCAGAGACATGGTCTTTCTGAGAAGAAGAGGTAGTGCTGGTGAAGTGGATGGCTTTGATGTCTTCAACAACTATGCAGTCAACACCACCACTATCTTCAACAACAACACTCCTTCTAG CGATGAACTGGCGCTGCAGCCATGGCCATGCCGCCTGCGGCCTGCAGCTGACCGCCTCTTGatgacgacggcgacggagcAAAGCCAG GGATTGAAGGTAGGAGGACAAGATAATAATCACGGACAAGGTGCCGTTGCTCTTCACCATCTCGCGGGGGCGGAGGCTCGGGAGAAAGTATCATCACCCCAGGCGCCAACACCCCGCGACTACGCAGGAAGCGGCGGCTTCCACCGGCCGTCGCCGAACAACACGAGCAGCAGCGGCGACGACACGGTGTCGAGCTCGGAGTGGCCGCCGCTCCAGCAGGATTACGGCAACGACGGTGGCATGATGACCGTCAGGGTGGTGGCGAGTCATGCCCCGCCGCCGAGCCTGGAGATGAGCCTGGGGAGGCAGGGGTGGCAGGTGGAGCATCAGCGCGTCGGCGTCGAGTTcgagtcgtcgtcgccgccggcggccaacGAGCTAACCCTGCTCAAGTGCTTATGA